CTCGTCGCCGGTAATCGGGCCTGGGAGCTGGGCGGAATCGGCCATGGCGATGAGGCAAGGGGCTTAAGCCCCTTGTTAAAAAAGGCGGGGGATTCGCCGGGTGCGTAGCTCGGTTCGCTTCGTTTTCCCTTCGGTCGCAGTTATCCCTTCGGTCGCGGATTTCAGCGTGTGGAGGGATATGGGCGCGTTTTCTTCTTCGGCGTCGGCTCCGACTTAAGGATTCCCGCCTGCGGGTGGACGTGGGGTATCGCGCCGGACCCCGGTTACGACGAGCTCTCGAAGGCCTTGTGAATCTTGTAGTAGTTGCGCAGCTTCTCGTTGGATTTGCGGATGCGGGTGCAGAAGGTGCGGATGAAGGCAATCATGATTTTGTTGCCGATCTTGATGTCCTCGACGATGAGCTTCTCGAAGTCCGCCTTGCCCAGGGAGAGGAGCTTGGAGTCCTTTCGGCAGACCGCGGAGGCCGAGCGGGGCGCGGCGTCTATGAGCGCCATCTCGCCGAAGAAGGCCGGGCGCTCCAGGTATAGAAGCTCCTCGGTCCCCACCCCCTCTATGACGAGCGTGATGGAGACCATGCCGGAATCCACGATATAGAACTTGTCCCCGGTGTCGCCCTCGTTGAAGATGAACTCGTTTTTGGCGAAGGACTCCTCCTTCAGGCGGGAGGCGAGCACCTCGAGCTCGGAGTCGTCCAGACCGGCGAAGAGCATGACGTCGCGTATCTGGTCCGGTGTAGGCATGGCGAACCTCGATTCAGCGTGACGGAAAGATTATAGCAAAAAACCGCCGGCGTCGGCGAGGCGCGTTGATGCCCCTTCACGCGGGGGGAGCATCAGCCGAGGATTGCGATAACGTAGGGCGGCCCCGTAGGACGAGTCCTCCGCGGGCCGCCGCGTTTTTATATTATACCCCTACCCTCACCCTGCCCTCTCCCTGAAAGGGAGAGGGTGGTCGCGCCGACCCTCACCCCAACCCTCTCCCTAAATGTAGGTCGGGGATTTTAACCGAGCGTAGCGTGCTATGCCCCCGGCAAACCGAGCGCAGCGAGCTACGCCCCGGGCGAATCCCCGCCGTTTCCGCTTCTTGCGATGACGTAGGGGCGACCCGTAGGACAAGTCCTCTGCGGTCGCCCGCGGGCCGACCTGAAGGTCGGCCCCTACGAGGTTGATGCTGACGTGCGGCGTTTTTAACGTAGGGGCTGGTGTCCACACCCGCCCGTGTTCTCAACCTGGACCCTCACCCCGACACTCTCTCTGAAAGGGAGAGGGGGGCATGTTCACCGGCTGACGACCAGCCGCTGCGTCAGTGACCCCGCGGCGGTTTCCAGGCGGTAGAGGTAAACACCGCTGGGAACCTCG
This genomic stretch from bacterium harbors:
- a CDS encoding cyclic nucleotide-binding domain-containing protein produces the protein MPTPDQIRDVMLFAGLDDSELEVLASRLKEESFAKNEFIFNEGDTGDKFYIVDSGMVSITLVIEGVGTEELLYLERPAFFGEMALIDAAPRSASAVCRKDSKLLSLGKADFEKLIVEDIKIGNKIMIAFIRTFCTRIRKSNEKLRNYYKIHKAFESSS